A part of Fusarium oxysporum Fo47 chromosome III, complete sequence genomic DNA contains:
- a CDS encoding WSC domain-containing protein: MFSLRTIVAGATIALAGIAQATHIDYPPCLDPFQPYVSSGCYMDGVEGHMGGALIYRSGQNQYNMTVEKCVAECKGNGFRYAGLKYYGVCYCGSTVGGIQLPDSQCNYPCTGDKTETCGSDNAFSIWQDPTFKLTNLGGVVTQLQGTVQSIAGYKPNGCYTDNSSKGRALTWPMDIDGSQMTPTSCLTACADQGFPFAGLEYGGECYCGNVLANDTVKADVGDCNVPCNGDKTLLCGGPSRLSVYVAEDLLSLQPCGWKPSNSASASASVSLWSSTSTTSATTSSVATSSSSSTSSVVSSSTTSSVSSSRSVVTSSSTTLSTLTSTTGNGQSSTTGQPSGPSGPSGPSSTTNNPPGPSNPSSTNGNGQSTTNKPSATTTTSCSTTTGPAMCTSTVVVPNTCEYKCGNWCAPSVPDFQDQNSCQTAYNNCAKNIAACFQNAGWPGALNCFDFSKWCDGVQGYCASSCSRGRSCNKLGCIKNNAPTGGNSASTTTSVYPCAVTSTSTTSSAAATSCAPQPTNICQQPSSNIWGYGPGNPVGGIELPLVACNDLKGDFSQNPFKLYTNTNSNSCSSYRRNQQSSACADACKAQYNACVGTYVQSCKKLNTRSDSSNYFDKRSHSHFHKRALEKSGIEPRFFNLFGNDQWQSAQNKCSIQYADCLWENANVNFSSRCQNFGTGL; this comes from the coding sequence ATGTTCTCTCTTAGAACCATTGTCGCTGGCGCGACTATCGCCTTGGCTGGCATTGCCCAGGCCACCCACATTGACTACCCGCCTTGTCTTGACCCTTTTCAGCCCTATGTTTCATCTGGATGTTACATGGATGGCGTTGAGGGCCATATGGGTGGTGCACTCATCTACCGCTCCGGTCAGAACCAGTACAACATGACTGTCGAGAAGTGTGTTGCCGAGTGCAAGGGTAACGGCTTCCGATATGCTGGTCTCAAGTACTATGGTGTCTGTTACTGCGGTTCCACCGTTGGTGGCATTCAGCTTCCTGATAGCCAGTGCAACTATCCCTGCACTGGTGATAAAACCGAAACTTGCGGTAGTGACAATGCCTTCTCCATCTGGCAGGATCCCACTTTCAAGCTCACCAACCTTGGAGGAGTTGTTACTCAACTTCAGGGAACTGTCCAGTCTATCGCCGGTTATAAGCCCAACGGTTGCTACACTGACAACTCCTCCAAGGGCCGCGCTCTGACCTGGCCCATGGATATTGATGGTTCTCAGATGACCCCCACCAGTTGCTTGACTGCCTGCGCTGACCAGGGCTTCCCTTTTGCTGGTCTTGAATATGGTGGTGAATGCTACTGCGGTAACGTCCTGGCCAATGACACTGTCAAGGCAGATGTTGGTGACTGCAACGTTCCTTGCAACGGTGACAAGACCCTCCTTTGCGGTGGACCTAGTCGTTTGAGTGTCTACGTCGCTGAGGATCTGCTTTCTCTTCAGCCATGTGGCTGGAAGCCCAGCAactctgcctctgcctcgGCTTCCGTTTCTCTCTGGTCATCTACCTCTACCACTTCCGCTACTACCTCAAGTGTTGCTActtccagctcttcaagcACCAGTTCTGTCGTTAGCTCCTCTACTACCAGCTCGGTCTCCAGCTCCAGATCGGTTGTCACCAGCTCTTCCACAACATTGAGCACTCTGACCAGCACTACTGGAAATGGACAGTCTTCTACCACGGGTCAGCCTTCTGGGCCTTCTGGCCCCTCTGGCCCTTCTTCCACTACCAACAACCCTCCTGGCCCCTCCAACCCTTCTTCCACCAACGGCAATGGCCAGTCTACCACCAACAAGCCTTCCGCTACAACCACTACTTCCTGCAGCACCACTACTGGTCCTGCTATGTGTACTTCTACCGTTGTTGTGCCCAACACCTGCGAGTACAAGTGTGGTAACTGGTGTGCTCCGTCTGTCCCTGACTTCCAGGATCAAAACAGTTGCCAGACCGCTTACAACAACTGCGCCAAGAACATTGCTGCTTGCTTCCAGAACGCTGGCTGGCCCGGCGCTCTGAACTGCTTCGACTTCTCTAAGTGGTGTGATGGTGTCCAGGGCTACtgtgcttcttcttgctcccGTGGTCGTAGCTGCAACAAGCTTGGCTGCATCAAGAACAACGCTCCCACTGGCGGAAACAGTGCCTCGACTACCACCAGCGTCTATCCCTGCGCCGTCACCAGCACTTCAACcacttcttctgctgctgccacCTCTTGTGCTCCTCAGCCCACCAACATTTGCCAGCAGCCCAGCTCCAACATCTGGGGCTACGGTCCCGGCAACCCTGTCGGTGGTATTGAGCTGCCTCTTGTTGCCTGTAACGACTTGAAGGGCGACTTTTCTCAGAACCCCTTCAAGCTTTACACCAATACCAACTCCaattcttgctcttcttaTCGCCGCAACCAGCAGTCCAGCGCTTGTGCCGACGCCTGCAAGGCTCAGTACAACGCTTGTGTCGGTACCTATGTCCAGAGCTGCAAGAAGCTTAACACTCGCAGTGATAGCAGCAACTACTTCGACAAGCGATCTCACTCCCACTTCCACAAGCGCGCCCTCGAGAAGTCTGGTATTGAGCCTCGCTTCTTCAATCTATTCGGTAACGACCAGTGGCAGAGCGCTCAGAACAAGTGCTCCATCCAGTATGCTGACTGTCTCTGGGAGAACGCCAATGTCAATTTCAGCAGCCGCTGCCAGAACTTCGGCACTGGTCTGTAA